A genomic segment from Kyrpidia tusciae DSM 2912 encodes:
- a CDS encoding MFS transporter, whose translation MLGLSAEEVHFGRVVRLFYWYRLISRFYLYLPVMVVFLLDRKLTYLESGAVLAAYGFAVMASKPVVARIVRIWPKKAVLFVGEWLKCLGIVGLVWSGESVAALIVSQALIGFGFSCSQGTDSLLLSHWTEKYRANDAYSEIEAKSQSYIFLAVLVSGVAGAVLAEIDLRLPFYLTVPFNFAASWLVLGFVEESTKRPDVSALSEPESKTAGDEGVSGLWRLAHVISFYAVNRATIMAYYVLVFPLFLFVRAHVSVGYFGILLGLFSLSAFLSGRWLGAFSRRFGEKTVWAAVPSALLVSSILLLSDAMWAFWIVPALLGLAAGTVRPLVYGFLKKEAGALKAAAVSAAEFWFAWFNAGFLLAIAALFEWSVRGGLCIVMAVLFLLSVWQAAQWKRSGARPDTAKV comes from the coding sequence GTGCTCGGGTTGAGCGCTGAAGAGGTTCATTTCGGTCGGGTGGTTCGGTTGTTCTATTGGTATCGGTTGATTTCGCGGTTTTATTTGTATTTGCCTGTAATGGTCGTGTTTTTGCTGGATCGAAAGCTGACTTATTTGGAAAGTGGCGCGGTTCTTGCTGCTTACGGCTTTGCGGTGATGGCGTCGAAGCCGGTTGTCGCGCGAATTGTCCGCATTTGGCCGAAGAAGGCGGTGTTATTCGTCGGCGAATGGCTGAAATGTCTCGGGATTGTCGGCCTCGTCTGGTCCGGTGAATCGGTCGCTGCCCTGATCGTCTCGCAGGCGTTGATCGGGTTCGGGTTTTCGTGTTCGCAAGGGACCGATTCGCTGCTTCTCAGCCATTGGACGGAAAAATACCGGGCAAACGATGCTTACAGCGAAATCGAAGCGAAATCACAGAGTTACATTTTTTTGGCTGTTCTGGTGTCCGGTGTCGCAGGGGCGGTGTTGGCTGAAATCGATCTAAGGCTTCCCTTCTATCTGACCGTTCCGTTCAATTTCGCGGCGTCGTGGCTGGTTCTCGGGTTTGTGGAGGAGTCCACAAAGCGTCCGGACGTGTCCGCACTATCCGAGCCAGAGTCAAAAACGGCTGGCGACGAGGGCGTTTCTGGATTGTGGCGCCTGGCGCACGTGATTTCCTTTTACGCGGTTAACCGGGCAACGATCATGGCCTATTACGTGCTTGTTTTTCCGTTGTTTCTGTTCGTCCGGGCGCACGTTTCTGTTGGATATTTCGGCATCCTGTTGGGCTTGTTCTCGCTGTCGGCGTTTTTGTCCGGGCGATGGCTTGGTGCTTTTTCGCGGCGTTTCGGCGAAAAAACGGTATGGGCGGCGGTTCCGTCTGCGCTTTTGGTCTCGTCGATTCTGCTTTTGTCTGACGCGATGTGGGCGTTCTGGATTGTGCCCGCCTTGCTCGGCTTGGCGGCGGGTACAGTGCGGCCGCTCGTTTATGGGTTTTTGAAAAAAGAGGCGGGAGCGCTTAAGGCGGCAGCGGTTTCAGCAGCGGAGTTTTGGTTCGCTTGGTTCAATGCCGGTTTTCTACTGGCGATTGCAGCGCTGTTCGAATGGAGCGTGCGCGGCGGGCTCTGCATCGTGATGGCCGTTTTATTCCTTCTGTCCGTTTGGCAGGCCGCGCAATGGAAACGTTCCGGTGCCCGTCCTGATACTGCCAAAGTATAA
- a CDS encoding IS630 family transposase, translating to MPGRVYRKLHPEITLTEEERMQLERIRQSRSESVRHVQRASILLLYADGQNKAAIARDLGMSLVAVNGTIRRARKVGVLQALDDLPRSGHPEVITPEAKAWLIALACQKPTALGYPHEVWTYSLLAQHVRAHCEEAGHPSLARLAKGTISKILRAQDIHPHRIEYYLEKRGPEFDAKMAEVLAVYQEVEILRESGDPQAPLKAILSYDEKPGIQAIANTAPDRLPKPGVGGTLQRDHEYVRLGTLSVLSGIDLVTGHVHHSVCERHRSAEFIEFLKAVDAYYPPGVQIHIILDNHSAHTSKQTRSYLESVPGRFTFVFTPKHGSWLNIIESFFAKMSRTVLRHIRVNSKEELRERIEQYLDELNKHPVPFRWRYGLQMVRE from the coding sequence ATGCCGGGGCGTGTCTATCGAAAGTTGCATCCAGAAATCACACTGACGGAAGAGGAACGAATGCAGTTGGAACGCATTCGCCAATCCCGCTCGGAAAGTGTTCGCCATGTCCAAAGAGCGAGCATCCTTCTCCTGTATGCGGACGGACAGAACAAGGCAGCCATTGCACGGGATTTGGGCATGAGCCTCGTTGCGGTTAACGGAACAATCCGCCGCGCTCGGAAAGTGGGCGTCTTGCAAGCCTTGGATGATCTGCCCCGCTCCGGTCATCCGGAGGTCATCACCCCGGAAGCGAAGGCTTGGCTGATCGCCTTGGCTTGCCAAAAGCCGACGGCCCTTGGATACCCGCACGAAGTGTGGACGTACAGCCTGCTGGCGCAACATGTCCGTGCACATTGTGAGGAGGCGGGACACCCGTCCTTGGCTCGCCTGGCGAAAGGAACCATCTCAAAAATTCTGAGAGCACAGGACATCCACCCTCACCGCATCGAATACTATCTGGAAAAACGCGGCCCTGAATTTGACGCCAAGATGGCTGAGGTACTGGCGGTCTACCAAGAGGTGGAGATCTTACGGGAGTCCGGCGACCCGCAAGCTCCTCTGAAAGCCATTCTGTCATATGACGAAAAGCCAGGCATCCAGGCCATCGCGAACACGGCACCTGACCGACTCCCTAAACCGGGAGTGGGAGGAACGCTTCAGCGGGATCACGAATACGTCCGGTTGGGGACGCTCAGTGTCCTCAGCGGGATTGATCTTGTAACGGGCCATGTGCATCATTCGGTGTGCGAACGACACCGGAGTGCGGAGTTCATTGAGTTTTTGAAGGCGGTCGATGCGTACTATCCGCCAGGTGTACAGATCCACATCATTTTGGATAACCACTCTGCTCATACGTCCAAGCAGACCCGAAGCTATTTGGAAAGCGTGCCGGGCCGTTTTACATTTGTGTTCACACCGAAACACGGTTCTTGGCTCAACATCATCGAATCTTTTTTCGCCAAAATGAGCCGGACTGTTCTGCGGCACATCCGGGTGAACTCGAAGGAGGAACTGCGGGAACGGATTGAACAGTACTTGGACGAACTCAACAAGCACCCCGTTCCATTCCGATGGCGCTATGGGCTTCAAATGGTCAGAGAGTGA
- a CDS encoding IS1634 family transposase produces MQLPGVTVEVHKLEAAPLVAYLCRELRVAEIIDAHVTWDRHRTEVSPGTAITALLVNLLVRREPLYRIEWFFRDMDVEALFGNGIEAGHFNDDRLARALDKFADADPWRIYHEIALGSPDACSLVLDVIRLDTTSFSVQGSYDPADFEDAPFRITRGYSKDRRPDLKQFLLGLGSYGGLPLFADVMSGNQSDKTWYGPWTERITELLSPEVWNTLIVVADSAFVTEENLNTYEKRWFISRMPETYRLCEALKDRAFADESRWIDVGSVVQEGKEAARYRIQGFEDELYGRTYRFVVVESSALDQRKAKRLEKLVAEEAQAIEKAVAQQERLSYHCEADAKVALEDWRRRHNRWEFHRVTGQVVQETAVKRRVGRPRKHNPDSGNVEVIRWRVTFTVEPDTKAMEQRRRRDSTFVLISNVPRTRRADDADLLRDYKGQIEVENLFRALKQPYFVHGIFVKTPKRVLALAYVFLLGLLVYAIIQHRVRQGMREDQQTALAIAGAKFRSPTTRTLLKEFDGLTHVIVRLPDGTVTHHLQGLTETGIQILRWIRIRTDNFLMGVSLPPAESG; encoded by the coding sequence ATGCAACTTCCGGGTGTTACGGTGGAAGTTCACAAGCTGGAAGCGGCACCACTGGTGGCCTACTTGTGTCGAGAACTTCGTGTGGCGGAGATCATCGATGCCCACGTGACGTGGGACCGCCATCGGACCGAGGTGAGCCCCGGCACCGCCATCACGGCTCTCTTGGTCAATCTTCTCGTACGCCGAGAACCGTTGTACCGGATCGAGTGGTTCTTCCGGGACATGGATGTGGAGGCCTTGTTCGGAAACGGAATTGAGGCCGGCCACTTCAATGACGACCGGCTGGCACGGGCCTTGGACAAGTTCGCCGACGCCGATCCTTGGCGCATTTATCACGAGATTGCCTTGGGATCTCCGGATGCCTGCTCCCTCGTTCTGGATGTCATTCGGTTGGACACCACCTCCTTTTCCGTCCAAGGCAGCTACGATCCCGCCGACTTCGAGGATGCGCCTTTTCGGATCACCCGAGGGTACAGCAAGGACCGGCGTCCGGACCTCAAGCAGTTTTTGTTGGGGCTGGGGAGTTACGGCGGTCTTCCCTTATTCGCGGATGTGATGAGCGGAAATCAGAGCGACAAGACGTGGTACGGGCCATGGACAGAGCGCATCACGGAACTGTTGTCGCCAGAGGTCTGGAACACCCTGATCGTCGTGGCCGATTCGGCCTTTGTCACCGAGGAAAACCTGAACACCTACGAGAAGCGGTGGTTTATTAGCCGCATGCCGGAAACGTATCGTCTGTGTGAGGCGCTCAAGGACCGGGCATTTGCCGATGAGAGTCGGTGGATCGATGTCGGCTCGGTGGTTCAGGAGGGAAAAGAGGCGGCGAGGTACCGGATTCAGGGGTTCGAAGACGAGTTGTACGGGAGGACCTATCGGTTTGTGGTGGTGGAGTCCTCGGCGCTCGACCAGCGCAAAGCCAAGCGACTGGAAAAACTTGTGGCGGAGGAGGCTCAGGCGATTGAGAAGGCGGTGGCCCAGCAGGAGCGGCTGAGCTACCACTGCGAAGCCGACGCCAAGGTGGCTTTGGAAGATTGGCGGCGGCGTCATAATCGCTGGGAATTTCATCGCGTAACAGGCCAGGTCGTTCAGGAAACGGCCGTGAAACGGCGGGTGGGACGCCCGCGAAAACACAATCCCGACTCAGGGAACGTAGAGGTTATCCGGTGGCGAGTGACCTTCACGGTGGAACCCGACACGAAGGCCATGGAGCAGAGACGGCGACGGGACAGTACATTTGTCCTAATCAGTAACGTCCCGCGGACGCGTCGGGCCGACGATGCCGATCTGCTGCGGGATTACAAAGGCCAGATTGAGGTGGAGAACCTGTTTCGGGCCCTGAAACAGCCCTATTTTGTGCACGGAATTTTCGTCAAGACCCCCAAACGCGTGTTGGCCTTAGCTTACGTCTTCCTGTTGGGGCTGCTGGTGTACGCGATCATTCAACACCGGGTGCGCCAAGGGATGCGGGAGGATCAACAAACGGCACTGGCGATCGCGGGTGCGAAGTTTCGCTCTCCGACCACCCGAACGTTACTGAAAGAGTTTGACGGGTTAACCCACGTGATCGTGCGTCTGCCGGATGGGACGGTCACCCATCATCTTCAGGGACTCACCGAGACAGGGATCCAGATTCTTCGGTGGATTCGGATCCGAACGGATAACTTCTTGATGGGAGTTTCATTGCCACCGGCGGAAAGTGGGTAA
- a CDS encoding DUF4350 domain-containing protein, whose product MERWIHKQKRGVSLLVALLLAMVCAVPVGFMPQAEAAAADHVVISEIYGGAGNSGATYKYDFIELYNPTDSAVSLEGWSVQYASAGGSSWSNKTVLSGIIAPHGYYLIQEAKGSGGSVDLPAPYATGTIAMSGTAGKVALVTTDATITGKTDPAVIDFVGFGSANEYEGSGPAPAPSNTTSVERKANDGSDPTDAGAGMGNGWDTDNNASDFVTATPNPQNSASPAEPAAGGGSGDTGTGGSGGSGGGGDTGGSGGSSGGGSGGQTPPGTVTPSADLKTNDANGQPTKLNDGKTYTIEGIATVASEVLGSGQFYVQDGTAGINVYGAGNASVHEGDRVRITGTVAFYRGLTEIKPGTVEILAPGQPLPAPRDATVAELSAYETAEPLEGQLVRTSGMITNVPTTPDSGGGYNITLQDEQNHVLTVRVMRSTGIDTVQLRVNQPYTVTGLVAQYDTKAPYDTGYEIFPRSASDLAPVDMLTVTPDTIQAYAGMPLTFAALVQTTTDAAVTVYYRLQGDTFYQSLEMTPDGTGGRYVATLSADKVPAAGKTLEYYYLARAGALTAGAGSEAQPLTVTVQSDTAGPVFTDEYPKNGSESQSKRPLIRVSLQDPSCVDTGSLHILLDGVDVTTAATITTASTLTEVQIQYQPPSDLTVQTHTVKVIAKDTKGNESSFEWTFNTVPVFTGGNHYRGTTHDHDKISHDATGELQDEVAAAKAHHYDWITFTDHSHDIDASLVDKDTIQQNGSPVRGGGSHWQELVQTADADTVDGQFVVFPSFEMTSTTWGHSNVFTTTTPPTFIDRVQGNGYYQDLGNYYKYLESFPEGAAVAQFNHPHMPETSFNNFAPYDPQADKYVDLLEVGNGSGHYSYTLAEDKFYHALDLGWHVAPTYGEDNHDATWGQTSKRTVIVAPSLTRKDLLDAMHNLHVYMEEDPNFQLDVTANGYYMGATVDSNHLAFDIKGQDPVAESPTDPAYSYLPKTYAANDNIAKVELITNGGRVVASYQPKDNETSFAWTPEVTASGQQWYVVKVTQKDGDRIYSAPIWSQAVPVDVKLTSLGVKEGALVVGAPATLTAQLSNTGEEAVNVQVSFYYDRVDDAHLIGAKAVGTVQPKASAEAAVAWNSVAPATSLIAVIQNIPGDNPADNTYTLPVNVKAPLGITVMIDASHQNENTSTDPGKYRNNMNTIAQLLRQQGYTVVENQSPLTPDVLSQANVLIMTYPSTALTDEESRAVSDFVQRGGGLFLLSKSNYGADPTRVNPLLETMGATIRLNDDGVYDDSSTGNYWSKPSSAPWAVLARPEQGKHPITDGVRALEYFSGSSLTGPGAAPLADTDAVKILVRGNETSYQVDLGKNGHGSHTYDAHSDDHGGSAIPLIAVEQVGQGRILVSGMNILNDMEIADQNLDSGDDNGPFGINAVKWLSSAGPTVTPIAEARKLPVGSEVVVEGTVTSAAGVFFDAFYLQDGTGGIMAFKEVPEGSLKEGDRVRVHGHIKVFENNLELEFDSFTKDVVPIGHSAPVPPIPMQTGRVKKDEVQGQLVEVIGQVVSKYDANSYVINDGTGDALVFTDGYIVNQSGPVPDLTPGDWLEAAGFPGQFADGYRIRVRNTKELRQITRAGADIPASSEGRVNLGSFVQVSVPAGAFSKDVHVNIQPVPPNSNPPEGVGLARLTPVFEITKDAQVGFNQPVTIQMQFDPDQVGGARVAMYYYDEQSRRWVGLPTTVEGNTASARVDHFTKFAVFAVSGNNGDNGSGSSDGPGGSSGGTGGGGGSSTPVLQSLDLDSSSYSLKVGESHATAVKAVYGGGWSQDVTGLSTYRSSNPSVAEVDSRGRVTGKAPGTAEITAVYQGKSVTATVQVTQAQSNSPGPSAPGQPVPGQPTPGQSTPGQPSPGAVRFSDVHGHWAEALVNQAVAQDWVKGYPDGTFHPDAPVTRAEFAVLLAKALGLPVPEGTAALPFADAAAVPDWARPSVAACVRAGVLHGYEDGTVRADAQISRAEMAVMAAKALGLPGSSGAAGFADDGAIPGWAKASVAAVKQAGLVKGREMNRFEPDGITTRAEAVAVLLGAREYGAAGSGAGSNG is encoded by the coding sequence ATGGAGCGTTGGATTCATAAGCAAAAGAGAGGGGTAAGCCTGCTGGTGGCGTTGCTGCTGGCCATGGTCTGCGCGGTGCCCGTCGGATTCATGCCGCAAGCAGAGGCGGCGGCAGCCGATCACGTGGTCATCAGCGAGATCTACGGCGGCGCGGGCAACAGCGGCGCCACTTACAAGTATGACTTCATCGAACTGTACAACCCCACTGACAGCGCGGTATCGCTGGAAGGATGGTCGGTGCAGTACGCTTCGGCGGGCGGTTCAAGTTGGTCCAACAAAACGGTTTTGTCGGGAATCATCGCGCCCCACGGCTACTATTTGATTCAAGAGGCCAAGGGCTCGGGTGGGTCGGTGGATCTGCCGGCTCCTTACGCCACAGGGACCATCGCCATGTCCGGTACTGCCGGCAAGGTGGCGCTGGTGACCACCGACGCCACGATCACCGGAAAAACGGACCCGGCGGTGATCGACTTCGTGGGTTTTGGTTCGGCCAATGAGTACGAAGGCAGCGGACCAGCTCCCGCTCCGAGCAACACGACAAGCGTTGAGCGCAAAGCCAACGATGGTTCCGATCCCACGGATGCGGGCGCCGGGATGGGCAACGGCTGGGACACGGACAATAACGCCAGCGACTTCGTGACGGCCACTCCCAATCCCCAGAACAGCGCCAGCCCTGCTGAACCGGCGGCAGGCGGGGGCAGCGGCGACACCGGCACCGGCGGCTCCGGAGGCAGCGGTGGTGGCGGTGATACGGGGGGCTCCGGTGGTAGCAGTGGCGGCGGCTCGGGAGGTCAAACGCCCCCGGGGACGGTCACCCCCAGCGCTGACTTGAAAACCAATGATGCCAACGGCCAGCCGACGAAGTTAAACGACGGCAAGACGTACACCATCGAAGGCATCGCCACCGTCGCGAGCGAGGTCCTCGGTTCGGGCCAATTTTACGTGCAGGACGGTACCGCCGGGATCAACGTGTACGGCGCCGGGAATGCGTCGGTCCACGAAGGCGATCGGGTGCGGATCACCGGAACGGTGGCTTTTTACAGGGGCTTGACGGAAATCAAGCCCGGCACCGTGGAGATCCTGGCGCCGGGTCAGCCTTTGCCCGCGCCGAGAGACGCGACCGTGGCTGAGCTGTCCGCCTATGAGACCGCTGAGCCCCTGGAGGGGCAGCTGGTCAGGACCAGCGGCATGATCACAAATGTTCCAACGACCCCGGATTCCGGCGGCGGATACAACATTACCTTGCAAGACGAGCAGAATCATGTCCTCACCGTCCGGGTGATGCGGTCCACGGGCATCGATACCGTGCAATTGCGCGTGAATCAACCCTACACCGTGACCGGTTTGGTGGCTCAATACGACACCAAAGCGCCGTACGACACGGGGTACGAGATTTTCCCGCGGAGCGCTTCGGACCTGGCGCCGGTGGATATGCTCACCGTTACTCCGGATACGATCCAGGCCTACGCCGGGATGCCGCTGACGTTTGCGGCCTTAGTGCAAACGACCACCGACGCGGCGGTGACGGTGTACTACCGGCTTCAAGGTGACACCTTCTACCAATCCCTCGAAATGACCCCGGACGGCACGGGCGGGCGGTACGTCGCGACGCTTTCGGCGGACAAGGTTCCCGCGGCCGGCAAGACCTTGGAGTACTACTACCTGGCCCGGGCCGGGGCGCTGACCGCCGGAGCGGGAAGCGAGGCGCAACCGCTGACCGTCACCGTACAATCGGATACGGCGGGTCCGGTCTTCACGGATGAGTACCCGAAAAACGGCAGCGAGTCCCAGAGCAAACGGCCGCTGATTCGCGTGTCCTTGCAGGACCCGAGCTGCGTGGATACGGGGAGCCTCCACATCCTTCTCGACGGTGTAGATGTGACGACGGCGGCGACGATCACTACCGCGTCCACGCTCACCGAGGTCCAGATCCAGTATCAGCCGCCGTCCGATTTGACGGTACAAACCCATACGGTGAAAGTCATCGCCAAAGACACCAAAGGGAACGAGAGCTCTTTTGAGTGGACGTTCAACACCGTCCCGGTGTTCACCGGCGGCAACCATTATCGCGGGACCACGCACGACCACGACAAGATTTCCCACGACGCCACCGGTGAGCTGCAGGACGAGGTTGCGGCGGCCAAAGCTCACCATTATGACTGGATCACTTTCACCGATCATTCCCACGACATCGATGCGAGCCTGGTCGACAAGGATACGATCCAACAGAACGGCTCCCCGGTCCGCGGCGGAGGTTCCCACTGGCAGGAACTGGTACAAACTGCGGATGCCGACACGGTCGACGGCCAGTTTGTGGTGTTCCCGTCCTTCGAGATGACCTCGACCACCTGGGGGCATTCCAACGTATTCACGACCACGACCCCGCCCACGTTCATCGACCGGGTCCAGGGGAACGGGTATTATCAGGATTTAGGAAATTATTACAAATACCTGGAGTCTTTCCCCGAGGGGGCGGCGGTGGCCCAGTTTAACCACCCGCACATGCCGGAGACGTCGTTCAATAATTTTGCGCCCTACGACCCGCAGGCGGACAAGTACGTGGATCTGCTGGAAGTGGGCAACGGGTCCGGACACTATTCGTACACCCTGGCGGAAGATAAATTTTATCACGCCCTGGACCTGGGCTGGCACGTGGCTCCCACCTACGGCGAGGACAATCATGACGCCACCTGGGGACAGACGAGCAAACGCACGGTGATCGTCGCCCCGTCGTTGACGCGCAAAGACTTGCTCGACGCCATGCACAACCTCCACGTATATATGGAAGAAGACCCGAATTTCCAGTTGGACGTGACGGCCAACGGCTACTACATGGGGGCCACCGTCGACAGCAACCACCTGGCCTTCGATATCAAGGGGCAGGATCCGGTGGCGGAATCGCCCACCGACCCGGCTTACAGCTATCTGCCCAAAACCTATGCCGCCAACGACAACATTGCAAAAGTCGAATTGATCACCAACGGCGGTCGGGTCGTCGCCAGTTATCAACCGAAAGATAACGAAACCAGCTTTGCATGGACCCCCGAGGTGACGGCATCCGGCCAGCAGTGGTACGTGGTGAAAGTCACGCAGAAAGACGGGGACCGGATCTACTCGGCGCCGATTTGGTCCCAGGCTGTGCCCGTTGATGTGAAACTGACCTCCCTCGGCGTGAAAGAAGGTGCGCTGGTGGTCGGGGCGCCGGCCACCCTGACGGCACAGTTGAGCAACACCGGGGAGGAAGCCGTGAATGTGCAGGTGTCTTTCTACTACGACCGGGTCGATGACGCGCATTTGATCGGCGCAAAAGCGGTCGGAACCGTCCAGCCGAAAGCGTCCGCCGAGGCCGCGGTGGCGTGGAATTCCGTCGCTCCGGCCACGAGCCTGATCGCGGTGATTCAAAATATCCCGGGCGACAACCCGGCGGACAACACGTATACGCTGCCCGTCAACGTCAAGGCGCCGCTGGGCATCACGGTGATGATCGATGCCTCGCATCAGAATGAGAATACCAGTACGGACCCGGGCAAATATCGCAACAACATGAACACGATTGCGCAGCTGCTCCGGCAGCAGGGGTACACGGTGGTGGAAAATCAATCCCCGCTAACCCCAGACGTATTAAGTCAAGCGAACGTGCTGATCATGACCTACCCGTCCACCGCCTTGACCGACGAGGAGAGCCGGGCGGTCAGCGATTTTGTGCAGCGCGGCGGCGGGCTCTTTCTGCTGTCCAAGAGCAACTACGGGGCGGATCCCACGAGGGTGAACCCGCTGCTGGAGACGATGGGCGCCACGATTCGCCTGAACGACGACGGTGTCTACGACGACAGTTCCACCGGCAATTATTGGAGCAAACCCTCCAGTGCCCCTTGGGCCGTGCTCGCCCGTCCCGAACAGGGCAAGCACCCCATCACCGACGGGGTGAGGGCGCTGGAGTACTTCAGCGGCAGCAGCCTGACCGGGCCCGGTGCGGCGCCGCTGGCGGATACGGATGCGGTGAAGATTCTCGTTCGGGGAAATGAGACGAGCTACCAGGTGGATCTGGGCAAAAACGGCCACGGGTCCCACACGTACGACGCCCACTCGGATGATCACGGCGGGTCGGCCATCCCGCTGATCGCTGTGGAACAGGTGGGGCAAGGGCGGATTCTCGTCTCCGGGATGAACATCCTGAACGACATGGAAATCGCCGATCAGAATCTGGACTCCGGGGACGACAACGGTCCGTTCGGGATCAATGCTGTAAAATGGCTGTCCTCCGCCGGGCCGACGGTGACTCCGATCGCCGAGGCGCGGAAATTGCCGGTCGGCAGCGAAGTGGTGGTGGAAGGCACAGTGACGTCCGCGGCGGGGGTGTTCTTCGACGCCTTCTACCTGCAGGATGGCACCGGCGGGATCATGGCCTTTAAAGAAGTGCCGGAAGGCAGCCTGAAAGAAGGGGACCGGGTGCGGGTCCACGGCCACATCAAAGTTTTCGAGAACAACTTGGAGCTGGAGTTCGATTCGTTCACGAAGGACGTCGTCCCGATCGGCCACAGCGCCCCGGTGCCGCCGATACCGATGCAGACCGGCCGGGTGAAGAAGGACGAGGTGCAGGGACAACTCGTGGAGGTCATCGGACAAGTTGTCAGCAAATACGATGCCAACTCGTACGTGATCAATGACGGGACGGGCGACGCCCTGGTCTTTACCGACGGGTACATCGTGAACCAGTCCGGACCCGTACCGGATTTAACACCCGGAGACTGGCTGGAGGCCGCAGGTTTCCCAGGGCAATTCGCGGACGGGTACCGGATCCGGGTGCGCAATACCAAGGAATTGCGGCAAATCACCCGGGCGGGCGCGGACATTCCGGCATCATCCGAGGGACGGGTCAATCTGGGGAGTTTTGTACAGGTGAGCGTACCTGCCGGCGCATTTTCCAAGGACGTGCATGTCAACATCCAGCCGGTGCCACCGAACTCGAACCCGCCGGAAGGAGTGGGGCTGGCACGCCTCACCCCGGTATTTGAGATCACGAAGGATGCCCAGGTCGGCTTCAACCAACCGGTGACGATTCAAATGCAGTTCGACCCCGATCAGGTCGGCGGGGCTCGGGTGGCGATGTATTACTATGATGAACAATCAAGGCGGTGGGTCGGGTTGCCCACCACCGTGGAAGGGAATACGGCGAGTGCCCGGGTGGATCATTTCACCAAGTTCGCCGTGTTTGCGGTGAGCGGCAACAACGGGGACAACGGCAGCGGTTCTTCCGACGGCCCGGGCGGCTCCTCAGGAGGCACCGGGGGTGGAGGCGGCAGTTCCACACCGGTGCTGCAGAGCCTTGATTTGGACAGCTCCTCGTACAGCCTGAAGGTCGGCGAGAGTCATGCCACCGCCGTCAAGGCGGTGTACGGCGGCGGATGGTCCCAGGATGTGACGGGATTGTCAACTTACCGGAGCTCCAACCCGTCGGTGGCGGAGGTGGACAGCCGGGGCCGGGTGACGGGCAAAGCTCCGGGGACGGCGGAGATCACCGCCGTGTATCAAGGCAAGAGCGTGACCGCCACGGTGCAGGTGACCCAGGCGCAGTCCAATTCCCCGGGGCCGTCCGCCCCCGGTCAGCCGGTACCGGGACAACCCACTCCCGGGCAATCCACTCCGGGACAACCAAGCCCCGGGGCGGTGCGGTTTTCGGATGTTCACGGCCACTGGGCCGAGGCGCTGGTGAACCAAGCCGTCGCCCAGGATTGGGTGAAAGGCTATCCGGACGGGACGTTCCATCCGGACGCCCCGGTGACCCGGGCGGAGTTCGCGGTGTTGCTGGCCAAGGCACTGGGGCTGCCGGTGCCGGAGGGGACGGCGGCTCTGCCCTTTGCGGACGCGGCGGCGGTGCCGGACTGGGCCCGGCCGTCGGTGGCGGCCTGTGTCCGGGCGGGGGTTTTACACGGGTACGAGGACGGGACAGTCCGGGCGGATGCGCAGATCAGCCGGGCGGAGATGGCGGTGATGGCGGCCAAGGCGCTGGGGCTGCCGGGGTCGTCCGGGGCGGCGGGCTTTGCGGACGACGGGGCGATCCCGGGCTGGGCGAAGGCCTCGGTGGCCGCCGTGAAGCAGGCCGGACTGGTGAAGGGCCGGGAGATGAACCGTTTTGAGCCGGACGGGATCACCACCCGGGCCGAGGCGGTGGCGGTGCTGCTCGGCGCCCGGGAATACGGCGCGGCGGGCTCCGGCGCCGGTTCGAACGGCTGA